The proteins below are encoded in one region of Belonocnema kinseyi isolate 2016_QV_RU_SX_M_011 chromosome 5, B_treatae_v1, whole genome shotgun sequence:
- the LOC117173271 gene encoding proteasome subunit alpha type-1, whose protein sequence is MFRNQYDSDVTVWSPQGRLHQVEYAMEAVKLGSATVGLKNKTHAVLIALKRASSELSAHQKKIIPIDKHMGITIAGLTADARMLSRYMRTECLNYKYSHDDILPVSRLITALGNKMQTCTQRYDRRPYGVGLLVAGYDDQGPHIYQTCPSANYFDCKAMAVGSRSQSARTYLEKHLNEFPSCELEELVKHGLRALRDTLPNEVDLSVKNVSISIVGKGTEFTILDEGATSVYLSEIEGDENRGRPTEPEVVDDKKPPQDPPADQGPADPRVSTAMDTE, encoded by the exons ATG TTCCGCAACCAGTACGACAGCGACGTTACGGTATGGAGTCCTCAAGGACGACTGCACCAGGTAGAATATGCAATGGAGGCAGTCAAGTTGGGTTCAGCCACGGTGGGTCTAAAAAACAAAACCCACGCCGTACTTATCGCTCTCAAGCGAGCCTCTTCAGAATTGTCCGCCcatcaaaagaaaataattccgaTTGATAAACACATGGGCATTACGATTGCTGGACTTACTGCCGATGCCAGAATGTTAAg CCGGTACATGAGGACAGAATGTTTGAACTACAAGTATTCTCACGACGACATTCTGCCCGTTAGTCGTTTGATTACCGCTCTTGGAAATAAAATGCAGACCTGTACTCAACGTTACGATAGGAGACCTTACGGAGTTGGTCTCCTTGTTGCTGGATACGAT GATCAAGGACCACACATTTACCAAACTTGTCCATCCGCCAATTATTTCGACTGCAAAGCGATGGCGGTGGGCTCTCGCTCGCAAAGTGCTCGAACatatttagaaaaacatttaaatgaatTCCCAAGCTGTGAGCTGGAAGAGCTTGTGAAGCACGGATTGAGGGCTTTACGGGACACGTTGCCGAACGAAGTTGATTTATCCGTCAAG AACGTTTCGATTTCGATTGTCGGAAAAGGCACAGAATTCACAATTTTAGACGAAGGCGCCACTTCAGTCTATCTTTCCGAAATTGAGGGAGACGAAAATCGAGGAAGACCAACCGAGCCTGAAGTGGTAGATGACAAGAAACCGCCACAGGATCCACCAGCGGATCAAGGTCCCGCTGATCCTAGAGTTTCGACTGCCATGGATACTGAATAA
- the LOC117172701 gene encoding lipoyl synthase, mitochondrial, whose protein sequence is MLRTARFTCFKPNGTFNFQTGCLNCSKTMKENFSEKLTSGPQLESFLSDEPVIKYQGKLKLEKGENARLKLPPWLKREIPMGTNYSRIKSQLRELNLSTVCEEARCPNIGECWGGGSHGTATATIMLMGDTCTRGCRFCSVKTAKIPPPLDPNEPKNTATAITDWGLDYVVLTSVDRDDLEDGGAHHIANTVRELKKRSNILVECLVPDFRGNQECVATIVNSKLDVFAHNIETTERLTPFVRDRRARYKQSLTVLAGAKMVNPDLITKSSVMLGLGETDQEVEQTMKDLRAAGVEALTLGQYMQPTKRHLKVIEYVTPEKFKAWENVGNELGFLYTASGPLVRSSYKAGEFFLTNILKARKKQNLEES, encoded by the exons atgttgcgAACAGCTCGCTTTACTTGTTTCAAACCCAATGGaaccttcaattttcaaactggg TGTTTGAATTGTTCCAAAACAATGAAAGAAAACTTTTCGGAAAAGTTAACAAGTGGGCCTCAATTAGAAAGTTTCTTATCAGATGAACCGGTGATAAAATACCAAGGAAAATTAAAGTTAGAGAAAGGAGAAAATGCGAGGCTAAAATTGCCACCATGGTTGAAAAGGGAGATTCCAATGGGGACGAATTATAGTCGCATAAAATCGCAATTAAGGGAATTAAACTTAAGCACAGTTTGCGAGGAAGCTAGATGTCCAAATATTGGTGAATGCTGGGGAGGGGGAAGCCATGGAACAGCAACTGCAACGATTATG ttaatgGGAGATACTTGCACCCGAGGTTGTCGATTCTGCTCCGTAAAAACGGCAAAAATACCTCCTCCTCTGGATCCAAATGAGCCAAAAAATACAGCCACAGCAATAACAGATTGGGGACTCGATTATGTCGTCCTTACTTCCGTGGATCGGGATG ATTTGGAAGACGGAGGAGCACATCACATCGCAAATACGGTACGAGAACTAAAGAAAAG AAGTAACATTTTAGTAGAGTGTTTGGTCCCCGACTTCAGAGGAAATCAAGAATGCGTCGCAACAATTGTAAATTCAAAACTCGACGTATTTGCACACAACATCGAGACTACTGAACGCCTGACGCCTTTCGTTCGCGATAGACGCGCACGATACAa gCAGTCACTCACAGTCCTTGCAGGGGCAAAAATGGTGAATCCCGATCTGATAACAAAGTCTTCAGTTATGTTAGGACTGGGCGAAACGGATCAAGAAGTCGAACAAACGATGAAGGATTTAAGAGCCGCTGGCGTTGAGGCTCTTACACTTGGCCAATACATGCAGCCAACCAAAAGGCACTTAAAAGTAATCGAGTACGTCACTCCGGAGAAATTCAAAGCTTGGGAAAACGTTGGAAATGAACTTGGATTCCTCTACACGGCCAGTGGACCCCTCGTTCGCTCTTCTTACAAAGCAGGCGAATTCTTCTTAACGAATATTCTCAAAGCAAGGAAGAAGCAAAATCTAGAGGAAAGTTGA